TTGTGAAACATTTCATTTCAGATGACAGGtgttttacctgtaattttaaagaattcaTTGAAGAAGGTCCGGCCACAGCAGCTCCTTTGATAAGACAGTTGAACAGTaactataaattaaaacaaaacaactttCATTTATACAAAATCCTGTTCAATCATacaattctttttaatttgaaataaaaatgaaacaaagtcTAATCTTATTTTCAAGTGTTGAAGgaattaacatatatatcagCTTGTCAACATATATAGATTTATCCAAATGGGGTGGGGGGATGTTTCAATGctcaaaatatgttttctcaAGATGATATTGAAACAGTAGATCTATTATTTGAAGATACTTTGAAATACCAACCTGCTTTATTCatacttttctaaaattgtttcAGCTGTTTGGCACGAGTACAGATTTGGGAAGCAACAAGATGCTCATgaattttttgttaaacttaTGCAAGAGGTTTGGAGTACATGTATAGAGTAAGTATTGTTTAAATACTTTATaatcatataaatgaaatatgtttggAAAAAAGATAATCATTTCTAAATTATTCTGAAAAGCTCTTGCCAAATGAGaagatgatttcaattttttttacaatttggtGTAAGTCTGTCTGAATGATCTGCAATTTCTTTTTCAGTACTAATCAGGATTGTGGTGTGCGGAACATTTTTTATGGTATACAAAAGAGTACAGGTAAAATTTCTTCATATGATATGAATCTGTTTACAGTGTATTgtgtaataattttaatttcttttatctCATTTCTAagaaaaagtattaaataagAGATCAAATTTGAGACATATAAATTGCTATATTATAGAACttggttattttgatttctttttgtattgtttcattttcattggTGCAGCTACCCAGAAATAAGGCATTATTTAACGGAGAAAAGAATATCTCAAATAGAATATCTTTACATTTCAAGCTAGCTAAGACAAGATTTTGATTTTCCTTATTTTACCTCAGATCAGCTGGGATCAGTTCATTCATGAAATGGAATTTCCTGTATTGattttcacaatttaaaaaacttgtttttacatttgttatttagtTATTATTATAATTGGAAACTTTTACATAGCATTTCTAGCTTAACTTTgattaagattttatttaacCTTTAGTTGTTTGTGATACCTGTGGTTCAGTAAGCAGCAAGGAAGATGTGTATTCTGACATCAGTATTTCTATTGAGGAGGTACAGATTATAattcatatacatattataGATTAGATAAATTCAAAGAATCCAAAGAATCCACTTTCCTTATGTCCTTGTTTTAACTGGaacaatattatttaaacaccatttatatcttaattgttttaattttcaaatacagAAAGGAGAATACTGTTTGATGATAAACTTGGTTCATGTTACAATAAGATAGCATGCATAATTCTGATACTTATTGTGAAGTTGTGTTTTAAAAGCTTATAATTATTCAACTTGTATTTAAAGGTGTTTGATTATGATTagccttttcaaataattatcttaagtatacatttgtactaaaCTATGATACTGCATCTTTTaagtttataataatattttttttaattttgcatattAGGTTCAAACAGTTTCCCAAGCTGTGGAGGAATATTTTGCTGCTGTACCTGTGGAATACAATTGTTTAgtgtatgttttatattattatgttgTTAATTTCATGATAGAGAAGAATTAAGTACATGAGCAATCAGAATGCTGCAAAACTGTATTCATGTTTTACATTATAGTAATTTCTAAATAACACATTATATTGTCTtagtcattaattttttttgtaatctctTCTAACATAGGACTCGGAcatctcttgaactgaattttactgtgtgtattgttatgtgtttacctttctacattggctagaggtatagggggaggtttGAGAGTTAAGTATTACATTCATTATCTTTGTACtagtattgatatttgtttagaggccagctgaagaaaGCCTCCTGGTGCAGGAGTTTCTCTTtgtattgaagacctattggtgacatTTTGTTGTggtctgttctatggtcaggttgttgtctctttgacacattccccatttccattgttaattttgattttattagtgtttaaaaattgttttattgaaatatgcTTCATATTGAATAAATTTAGAAGACCAAATATTACCCTTTTAATagaaaacttttgtatattcTTCTTAgatgtaaaagtaaaaatggaTCAGCAAAGAAAATGACAACTTTGGATAGCATCCCAAAGAATATTGTTATCCATTTGAAAAGGTAATTAGAATTGAAGTGTTTTTCAGAAACCAATTAGTATTTTGCTATGTAGACAACTTAAGATACTGAGTTTAAAACaacatgaaatttatttacaatgaGTTAATGATAAtaacagaaaaataacaaaaatcaaatagattttttttcttattttaggtGAATCATTGCAAATCTGTTGCTTTTCAAC
Above is a window of Mytilus trossulus isolate FHL-02 chromosome 4, PNRI_Mtr1.1.1.hap1, whole genome shotgun sequence DNA encoding:
- the LOC134714438 gene encoding ubiquitin carboxyl-terminal hydrolase 42-like — encoded protein: MTGCTRIEPRQIDINTEYQHINRKRKLQFATGTKSAKEIKISCVYPSGGLLNSKGANICFANALLQCVRLTDMHRILQLHDNCSDDRCFTCNFKEFIEEGPATAAPLIRQLNTVWHEYRFGKQQDAHEFFVKLMQEVWSTCIDTNQDCGVRNIFYGIQKSTVVCDTCGSVSSKEDVYSDISISIEEVQTVSQAVEEYFAAVPVEYNCLVCKSKNGSAKKMTTLDSIPKNIVIHLKR